A genome region from Akkermansiaceae bacterium includes the following:
- a CDS encoding DNA-directed RNA polymerase subunit omega — translation MKSDLVEQASEIVTDPLVLINLVSQRVRQLNSGRSPLIPTRPSMGAADIALTEIIEGKIKLIERPLPQ, via the coding sequence ATGAAAAGCGATCTTGTCGAACAGGCCTCTGAAATCGTCACCGACCCTCTGGTCCTCATCAACCTTGTTTCCCAAAGGGTTCGCCAGCTCAACAGCGGCCGCTCCCCTTTGATCCCGACCCGCCCGAGCATGGGCGCTGCTGACATCGCACTGACGGAAATCATCGAGGGCAAGATCAAGCTCATCGAGCGCCCGCTTCCCCAGTAA
- the smpB gene encoding SsrA-binding protein SmpB, whose translation MSAEIATNRKAARDFHILDKYEAGLELKGTEVKSIRAGKINISDAFARVEGHQVFLYGCDIQPWQTAGEWFNHQSKRPRRLLLNKKEILKLSAETAIKGCTLPLLRMYWKDRRVKVEIGVGKGKTHSDQRQDLKKKVEMREAQREMSRFNQR comes from the coding sequence ATGAGCGCCGAGATCGCCACCAACCGCAAGGCCGCACGGGACTTCCATATCCTCGACAAATACGAGGCCGGGCTGGAACTGAAAGGCACTGAGGTCAAGTCGATCCGTGCCGGAAAAATCAACATTTCCGATGCCTTCGCCCGCGTCGAGGGCCACCAGGTTTTCCTTTATGGCTGCGATATCCAGCCATGGCAGACCGCCGGGGAATGGTTCAACCACCAGTCCAAGCGCCCGCGCCGCCTCTTGCTCAACAAAAAGGAGATCCTCAAGCTCTCCGCTGAGACCGCGATCAAGGGCTGCACCCTGCCGCTGCTTCGGATGTATTGGAAAGACCGCCGCGTGAAGGTCGAGATCGGTGTCGGCAAGGGCAAGACCCACTCCGACCAGCGCCAGGATCTGAAGAAAAAGGTCGAGATGCGCGAGGCGCAGCGCGAGATGTCCCGTTTCAACCAGCGGTGA
- the priA gene encoding primosomal protein N' — MIARVLIDGPSELVFDYAIPDGLPVAAGCRVRVPIRQKTSSGTVLSVNPPPEQSEFAMREVKSLVEPEPLITPTLIRVARWISDYYGSSIESVIRSILPEAVRTEDNSAKTRRIATAFDKPDPEELAKLEKRAPKQHAILTLLLAAKDRTLPTTELGESSAPSLKSLASKGFIKISSEEIRRDPEAAEEIIPSKPLTLNDQQQEAFEKIKSSLGGLGDLAAQPILLLGVTGSGKTEVYLQAAQAALDIGKTVLVLVPEIALTPQTVRRFKSRFSHLTDQVAVLHSNLSHGERYDEWHRIRKGTARIVIGARSAVFAPLPDLGLIIIDEEHESTYKQENVPRYQARDVAVLRAAFEQCAIVLGSATPSLESWQNTLSGKYRLLRLDKRADAHSMPLVRVIDMRLEKQKQKGQVAILSDRLRSALELRLEKGEQSILFLNRRGFARSLQCHSCGHTCECPHCAVALTYHRTDERLVCHVCGHQSIVPRKCPECKNPGIALQGYGTQKVEEVLQKVLPAARFARIDADAMRRKNTLREILRKFKSQKIDVLIGTQMIAKGLHFPNVTLVGILNADLGLHVPDFRAGERTFQLITQVAGRAGRGELEGEVIVQTYTPHSPSIQFARKHDFHGYAEQEMEMRRQFKFPPFAHCGVLTARSSHERRAEFTLQTLHLRLKENLPHGITLGEVLPSPLIRSHDQFRFQITLRSQKARPLTNHIQTVLKKTTLPEDVTVVFDMDAYNFS, encoded by the coding sequence GTGATCGCCCGCGTCCTTATCGACGGCCCCTCGGAGCTTGTGTTCGACTATGCCATCCCCGACGGCCTGCCGGTCGCGGCGGGCTGCCGAGTGCGCGTGCCGATACGCCAGAAAACCAGCTCCGGGACGGTGCTTTCCGTAAACCCTCCGCCGGAGCAGAGCGAATTCGCCATGCGGGAGGTGAAATCGCTCGTCGAGCCGGAACCGCTCATCACGCCCACCCTCATCAGGGTGGCCCGCTGGATATCCGACTACTATGGCTCCAGCATCGAGAGCGTCATCCGCTCCATCCTGCCGGAAGCCGTCCGCACCGAGGACAACTCCGCCAAGACCCGCCGCATCGCCACAGCCTTTGATAAGCCGGATCCGGAAGAACTGGCAAAGCTGGAAAAACGCGCTCCCAAACAACACGCCATCCTCACACTCCTGCTCGCGGCGAAAGACCGCACCCTACCCACCACGGAGCTTGGCGAATCCTCCGCCCCCTCCTTGAAATCCCTCGCATCCAAGGGCTTCATCAAAATTTCCAGCGAGGAAATCCGCCGCGACCCCGAAGCCGCCGAGGAAATCATCCCCTCCAAACCCCTGACACTCAACGACCAGCAACAGGAAGCCTTCGAAAAAATCAAATCTTCCCTTGGCGGACTTGGCGACTTGGCGGCCCAACCCATTTTGCTGCTCGGCGTCACCGGCAGCGGCAAAACCGAAGTCTATCTCCAGGCCGCTCAGGCCGCCCTCGACATCGGAAAGACCGTCCTTGTCCTGGTCCCGGAAATCGCCCTCACCCCGCAGACCGTCCGCCGCTTCAAATCGCGCTTCTCCCACCTCACCGACCAGGTCGCCGTCCTCCACTCGAACCTCTCCCATGGCGAGCGTTACGACGAGTGGCACCGCATCCGCAAAGGTACGGCACGCATCGTAATTGGTGCGAGATCCGCCGTCTTCGCCCCGCTCCCGGATCTCGGCCTCATCATCATCGATGAGGAGCACGAATCCACCTACAAGCAGGAAAACGTCCCCCGCTACCAAGCCCGCGACGTCGCCGTCCTTCGCGCCGCCTTCGAGCAATGCGCCATCGTCCTCGGTTCCGCCACCCCTTCCCTGGAGAGCTGGCAAAACACCCTTTCGGGAAAATACCGGCTCCTCCGCCTCGACAAACGAGCCGACGCCCACTCCATGCCGCTCGTCCGCGTGATCGACATGCGCCTGGAAAAGCAGAAACAGAAAGGCCAGGTCGCCATCCTCTCGGACAGGCTCCGCAGCGCCCTTGAGCTGCGCCTCGAAAAAGGCGAGCAATCCATCCTCTTCCTCAACCGCCGCGGCTTCGCCCGCTCCCTCCAATGCCACTCCTGCGGCCACACCTGCGAGTGCCCGCACTGCGCCGTCGCCCTCACCTACCACCGCACCGATGAGCGCCTCGTCTGCCACGTCTGCGGCCACCAATCCATCGTCCCGAGGAAATGCCCGGAGTGCAAAAACCCCGGTATCGCCCTCCAGGGCTACGGCACCCAGAAGGTCGAGGAAGTGTTGCAAAAAGTCCTCCCCGCCGCCCGCTTCGCCCGCATCGATGCCGATGCCATGCGCCGCAAAAACACCCTCCGGGAAATCCTCCGCAAATTCAAATCCCAGAAAATCGACGTCCTCATCGGCACCCAGATGATCGCCAAGGGCCTGCATTTCCCCAATGTCACATTGGTAGGGATTTTGAACGCCGACCTCGGCCTGCACGTCCCCGACTTCCGCGCCGGCGAACGCACCTTCCAGCTCATCACCCAGGTGGCGGGAAGAGCCGGGCGCGGCGAGCTGGAGGGCGAGGTCATCGTCCAGACCTACACTCCTCATTCGCCTTCGATCCAGTTCGCCAGAAAGCACGACTTCCATGGTTACGCCGAGCAGGAGATGGAAATGCGCCGCCAGTTCAAATTCCCCCCTTTTGCCCACTGCGGAGTCCTGACCGCCCGCTCCAGCCATGAGCGCCGCGCCGAATTCACCCTCCAGACCCTGCACCTGCGCCTCAAGGAAAACCTCCCCCACGGCATCACGCTCGGGGAAGTCCTCCCCAGCCCCCTGATCCGCTCCCACGACCAGTTCCGCTTCCAAATCACCCTCCGCTCCCAAAAAGCCCGCCCCCTCACCAACCACATCCAGACCGTCCTCAAAAAAACCACCCTCCCCGAGGATGTCACCGTCGTCTTCGACATGGACGCCTACAATTTCTCCTAG
- a CDS encoding polyribonucleotide nucleotidyltransferase, translating into MNIHSTTVDVGSNPITIETGKLAKLADGAVTVRCGETIILVTAVSATKVKSGQTWFPLSVEYKEKATAAGVFPGGYFKREGRPTEKEILTCRMTDRPLRPLFPKGYLYETQIVAILLSADGINDSDILSMNGASAALAISDIPFAGPIGAVRVGRVDGNFVINPTHDEREESDLDLIYVGNKTDVIMIEGQANELPEDEFIKALHFAQSAVTKLVEAQEELVAKCGKAKREYELTVAKENLLEIAYEIAGDRIEAAIYAASKTERAKKVGALRDEVEKAIKERAPEATDFDVEQAFEYLQKKAFRISIMEKGVRADGRQIGDLRPLYGEVGTLPRVHGSAIFSRGETQALGIVTLAPADEKQHFDNYAGGVDEKRFILHYNFPPFSVGECGRMGGINRREIGHGSLAERSIEPVIPAEADFPYAMRVSSEVMESNGSTSMASVCAGTMALLDAGVPLIRPVGGISVGLVTEQNEDGSLKAHKMLLDIIGSEDFYGDMDFKLCGTDEGVTGYQLDLKLPGLPIAMLEEAIHIAKAGRTKVIAKMAESITNPKELSPHAPRIVSVKIPQDRIGELIGPGGKNIKAIQAESGAELNIEDDGTVHIYASKQESLERAKQMIDRMFQEIEVGQTYTGRVVSITAFGAFMEVLPGKDGLVHVSELAEGRVEKVEDVVKKGDLLTAKCLGVDEKGRVKMSRRAWLREEKAREAEANGPVEEVTTPLA; encoded by the coding sequence ATGAACATCCATTCCACCACGGTCGATGTCGGGAGCAACCCGATCACGATCGAAACCGGCAAACTTGCCAAACTCGCCGACGGTGCCGTCACCGTCCGCTGCGGGGAGACGATCATCCTCGTCACCGCCGTATCCGCCACCAAGGTCAAGTCCGGCCAAACCTGGTTCCCGCTCTCCGTTGAGTACAAGGAGAAGGCCACCGCCGCCGGTGTCTTCCCCGGAGGCTACTTCAAGCGCGAAGGACGCCCCACCGAAAAGGAAATCCTCACCTGCCGCATGACGGACCGCCCGCTGCGCCCGCTCTTCCCGAAAGGATACCTTTATGAGACGCAAATCGTCGCCATCCTCCTCAGCGCGGACGGCATCAACGATTCCGACATCCTCTCGATGAACGGCGCTTCCGCCGCCCTCGCGATCTCCGACATCCCCTTCGCCGGGCCCATCGGTGCGGTGCGTGTCGGCCGCGTCGATGGCAATTTCGTCATCAACCCGACCCACGATGAGCGCGAGGAAAGCGATCTCGACCTGATCTACGTCGGCAACAAGACCGATGTGATCATGATCGAGGGCCAGGCCAACGAGCTGCCCGAGGACGAATTCATCAAAGCCCTGCACTTCGCCCAGTCGGCGGTAACCAAACTTGTAGAAGCCCAGGAGGAACTCGTCGCGAAATGCGGCAAGGCCAAGCGCGAGTACGAACTCACCGTCGCCAAGGAAAACCTCCTTGAGATCGCCTACGAAATCGCCGGCGACCGCATCGAGGCAGCCATCTACGCGGCTTCGAAAACCGAGCGCGCCAAGAAAGTCGGCGCACTCCGCGACGAGGTTGAGAAAGCCATCAAGGAGCGCGCCCCTGAGGCGACCGACTTCGATGTCGAGCAAGCCTTCGAATACCTCCAGAAAAAGGCATTCCGCATCTCCATCATGGAAAAAGGCGTGCGCGCGGACGGCCGCCAGATCGGCGATCTCCGCCCGCTCTACGGCGAGGTCGGCACCCTGCCGCGCGTCCACGGCTCCGCGATTTTCTCCCGCGGCGAGACCCAGGCGCTCGGCATCGTCACGCTCGCACCTGCCGACGAAAAGCAGCACTTCGACAACTACGCAGGTGGTGTCGATGAGAAGCGTTTCATCCTCCACTACAACTTCCCTCCCTTCTCCGTCGGCGAATGCGGGCGCATGGGTGGCATCAACCGCCGCGAGATCGGCCACGGCTCGCTTGCCGAGCGCTCGATCGAGCCGGTGATCCCCGCCGAGGCGGATTTCCCCTACGCGATGCGCGTTTCCTCCGAGGTCATGGAGTCTAACGGCTCCACCTCGATGGCTTCCGTTTGCGCAGGCACCATGGCCCTGCTTGATGCCGGTGTCCCGCTGATCCGCCCTGTCGGCGGCATCTCCGTGGGCCTCGTCACCGAGCAGAACGAAGACGGCTCGCTGAAAGCCCACAAGATGCTCCTGGACATCATCGGTTCCGAGGATTTCTACGGCGACATGGACTTCAAGCTCTGCGGCACCGACGAAGGCGTGACCGGCTACCAGCTTGACCTCAAGCTCCCCGGCCTCCCCATCGCCATGCTTGAGGAAGCGATCCACATCGCCAAGGCAGGCCGCACGAAAGTCATCGCCAAGATGGCCGAGTCGATCACCAATCCGAAGGAACTCAGCCCGCATGCACCACGCATCGTTTCCGTAAAGATCCCGCAGGATCGCATCGGCGAGCTCATCGGGCCAGGCGGCAAGAACATCAAGGCCATCCAGGCCGAGTCCGGCGCAGAGCTGAACATCGAGGACGACGGCACCGTGCACATCTACGCATCCAAGCAGGAAAGCCTGGAGCGCGCGAAGCAGATGATCGACCGCATGTTCCAGGAAATCGAAGTCGGCCAGACCTACACGGGTCGCGTCGTCTCGATCACCGCATTCGGCGCCTTCATGGAAGTGCTTCCCGGCAAGGACGGCCTCGTCCACGTCTCCGAGCTGGCCGAAGGCCGCGTCGAGAAGGTGGAGGACGTCGTCAAGAAGGGCGACCTGCTCACCGCGAAATGCCTCGGCGTTGACGAGAAAGGCCGCGTGAAGATGTCGCGCCGCGCCTGGCTCCGCGAGGAGAAGGCACGCGAGGCCGAGGCCAACGGCCCGGTCGAGGAAGTCACGACTCCGCTCGCCTGA
- the rpsO gene encoding 30S ribosomal protein S15 encodes MSTKAEQKEIDLASYKINENDTGSAPYQVALLTKRILELTEHLLIHKKDFSSRRGLLKMVSQRRKLLDYVKAKNEESYQKLIGDLGLRR; translated from the coding sequence ATGAGCACAAAAGCAGAACAGAAGGAAATCGACCTCGCGTCGTACAAAATCAACGAGAATGACACCGGCAGCGCACCTTACCAGGTGGCATTGCTCACCAAGCGCATCCTCGAACTCACGGAGCACCTCCTGATCCACAAGAAGGATTTCTCCTCCCGCAGGGGTCTCCTGAAAATGGTTTCGCAACGCCGCAAGCTCCTTGATTACGTCAAGGCCAAGAACGAGGAGAGCTACCAGAAGCTGATCGGAGACCTCGGACTCCGCCGCTAA
- a CDS encoding MFS transporter yields the protein MFAGLWLTSFFQGLSTGFWFPALTNILNAKGMGEWVGWAFAVPPVCALFSPLIGGALADERVPAQKLLGWCSLAGAVLLFLAFGALDAGFGPIWFLALLAAYSTVSGPAWGLLATISMTHLGAGGRSYPLVRVGATVGWIAAGFLTSYALHADASPASGYAGAAGRIACGIIALCLPHTPPLGLGKSWKSALGLGAFSLFKNRDHAVLFTVTGLFSIPLVAFYMYAPELFEALGDETPTASMTIAQWSEIAAMVFLGALMVRYRLKTLLMWGLGLSALRFAMSGYAGWSGILGWHTAGVALHGVCYTIYFVTAQVYLDRRVEPALRGQAQGLLSLMAAGIGPLAGAFFCKWLRAACVDGSGRGWETFWGVLAAIIVGCWAAFGIVYRGKKAGE from the coding sequence ATGTTCGCCGGACTTTGGCTCACCTCCTTTTTCCAGGGGCTCTCCACCGGCTTCTGGTTCCCCGCCCTCACCAATATCCTCAACGCAAAGGGCATGGGCGAATGGGTCGGCTGGGCCTTCGCCGTGCCGCCGGTCTGCGCCCTGTTCTCGCCGCTCATCGGCGGTGCGCTGGCCGATGAGCGGGTGCCCGCCCAAAAGCTGCTCGGCTGGTGCTCGCTGGCCGGCGCCGTCCTGCTCTTCCTCGCCTTCGGCGCACTCGATGCCGGTTTCGGGCCGATCTGGTTCCTTGCGCTGCTTGCCGCCTATTCCACCGTCTCCGGCCCGGCCTGGGGGCTGTTGGCCACGATCAGCATGACCCACCTCGGCGCGGGCGGGCGCAGCTACCCGCTGGTGCGCGTCGGCGCGACGGTCGGCTGGATCGCGGCGGGATTCCTGACGAGCTATGCCCTCCATGCGGATGCCAGCCCGGCCTCCGGATACGCAGGGGCAGCCGGCCGCATCGCCTGCGGGATCATCGCCCTCTGCCTTCCCCACACCCCGCCGCTGGGTCTGGGTAAATCATGGAAAAGCGCTCTCGGGCTAGGTGCGTTCTCGCTTTTCAAAAACCGCGACCACGCCGTGCTCTTCACCGTCACCGGGCTGTTTTCCATCCCGCTTGTGGCCTTCTACATGTATGCGCCCGAGCTCTTCGAGGCGCTCGGCGACGAGACCCCGACGGCCAGCATGACCATCGCCCAGTGGAGCGAGATCGCGGCCATGGTTTTTCTCGGTGCACTGATGGTCAGATACCGTCTCAAGACCCTGCTGATGTGGGGGCTGGGGCTTTCCGCGCTGCGCTTCGCGATGAGTGGATACGCAGGGTGGAGCGGGATCCTCGGCTGGCACACCGCAGGGGTGGCCTTGCACGGAGTCTGCTACACGATCTATTTCGTCACCGCCCAGGTGTATCTGGACAGGCGGGTGGAGCCAGCCCTGCGCGGGCAGGCTCAGGGGCTGCTCTCCCTCATGGCCGCTGGCATTGGCCCGCTGGCCGGGGCGTTTTTCTGCAAATGGCTGCGCGCCGCCTGCGTGGACGGGAGCGGGCGGGGCTGGGAAACGTTTTGGGGAGTGCTGGCGGCCATCATCGTGGGGTGCTGGGCGGCTTTCGGGATCGTCTATCGCGGGAAAAAGGCCGGTGAGTAA
- a CDS encoding c-type cytochrome, producing the protein MRPFLLITAIQLLCISASAAETFPAANGLERSLVAREPLLKNPVSVSLDVDGTIYVTETQRRKIADLDIREYMQQGWATHDVALTSIGEKLAFFRRELDGTKKFPRSSLKDWNKDGKTDVKDLKEISEKIIRLTDTDGDGVMDSSNVFAEGFNTEVTGIAAGTLAWRGDVYATIAPDLWKLRDTDGDGKADTRESLAHGFGIHIAYAGHDMHGLTLGPDGRVYWSIGDKGTNVTSKEGKNWFAPHEGAVLRCYPDGSGFEIFARGLRNPQEIAFDKYGNLFSVDNDSDQKGERERFLHITEGSDTGWRNYYQYRGSAYNPWMAESIWEPTGEFQPAYITPTNQNYSDGPSGFAYNPGTALNAKYEGAFFVTEFPKGNLRSFKVKPKGATFEMTDEHVVLSGPMNVGINFGPDGALYSADWSGGYPLNEKGAIWKLDDPNEAGSEIRKEVAAMLKAGTKDVSTTDLVNLLSHPDMRIRLDAQWELAGRKAIAELNEVATSWAAPQLARIHAVWALTQIGGYYEKAMHSFCSSDDDELRAQAAKHAGETIKGRNHALTTLLADRSPRVRFHAATAIWKTGDATAIDAVITLLAENDNKDAYLRHAGVLALTASSPEQIAAKTLAHESASVRLAAAVAFRRLSSPLAAKLLADADPKVAAEAAHAIYDDPAIKAAYPSLADLIRTNPKASAPTARRSIAANRYLAGKESAVRLANYAASEDVPQDLRIAALEALASWAKVSRLNPVDGRYDPLDPADAEIAKAAFMPVSAVLSHHPEKGISAAAAAVSKSLGIVADLADLEKTILDPKADPASRIAALDVMLPAKPADHAKLLRGLLEDRSSYEVRIRSAAILAESDPQAVIDYAAAAIMKSEQVGEQQQAILLLGKMKAPAARELLENYSERFAEDGKTRSHLLLEFSEALPDFSAKIPKHSASLAGGDPALGEKVFNEHLAAQCTACHRIGKEGSEVGPPLTEIGRKGREYILESLVDPQAKLTPGYGMMSLTKKDKTTLAGALKEEDAEKLTLILPDKTEATVKLSEIESRTAPMSVMPPMGDILSPRELRDLVAWLAGQQ; encoded by the coding sequence ATGCGCCCATTCCTCCTCATCACCGCGATCCAGCTTCTCTGCATTTCAGCTTCCGCCGCGGAAACCTTCCCCGCCGCAAACGGGCTGGAACGCTCGCTCGTGGCGCGCGAGCCGCTTTTGAAAAACCCCGTCTCCGTCTCCCTCGATGTGGATGGCACGATCTACGTCACCGAGACGCAGCGCCGCAAGATCGCCGATCTCGATATCCGCGAGTACATGCAGCAGGGCTGGGCCACCCATGATGTGGCGCTCACATCCATCGGGGAGAAGCTGGCGTTTTTCCGCAGGGAACTCGACGGGACGAAGAAATTCCCCAGGTCATCGCTCAAGGATTGGAACAAGGACGGCAAGACCGATGTAAAGGACCTTAAGGAAATTTCCGAAAAAATCATCCGCCTAACAGATACGGACGGGGATGGGGTGATGGACAGCTCGAATGTCTTTGCCGAGGGCTTCAACACGGAAGTCACCGGCATCGCAGCAGGCACGCTCGCCTGGCGCGGCGATGTCTATGCCACCATCGCCCCGGATCTCTGGAAACTCCGGGACACCGATGGCGACGGCAAGGCCGACACCCGCGAATCCCTCGCCCATGGCTTTGGCATCCACATCGCCTACGCCGGGCACGATATGCACGGGCTGACACTCGGCCCGGATGGGCGGGTTTATTGGTCCATCGGCGATAAGGGAACCAATGTGACCTCCAAGGAGGGGAAAAACTGGTTCGCCCCCCACGAGGGCGCTGTGCTGCGCTGTTATCCCGACGGCTCCGGCTTCGAGATCTTCGCACGCGGCCTGCGCAACCCGCAGGAGATCGCCTTCGACAAATACGGAAACCTTTTCTCCGTGGACAACGACTCCGACCAGAAGGGCGAACGCGAGCGTTTCCTGCACATCACCGAGGGCTCGGACACAGGTTGGAGGAACTACTATCAATACCGTGGATCCGCCTACAATCCCTGGATGGCGGAAAGCATCTGGGAGCCCACCGGTGAGTTCCAGCCGGCCTATATCACTCCGACAAACCAGAACTACTCGGACGGCCCATCCGGTTTCGCCTACAACCCCGGCACCGCGCTCAACGCGAAATACGAGGGCGCGTTTTTCGTGACGGAGTTTCCCAAGGGAAACCTCCGCTCCTTCAAGGTGAAGCCCAAGGGCGCCACTTTCGAGATGACCGACGAGCATGTCGTCCTCTCCGGCCCGATGAACGTGGGGATCAACTTCGGCCCCGATGGCGCGCTCTACTCCGCAGACTGGTCAGGCGGGTATCCGCTCAATGAAAAAGGCGCAATCTGGAAGCTGGATGATCCCAACGAAGCGGGATCGGAAATCCGCAAGGAAGTCGCCGCCATGCTGAAAGCGGGCACCAAGGATGTATCTACCACGGATCTGGTAAATCTCCTCTCCCACCCCGACATGCGCATCCGCCTCGATGCGCAGTGGGAGCTGGCGGGGAGGAAAGCGATCGCTGAACTCAATGAGGTCGCCACATCCTGGGCCGCCCCCCAACTCGCCCGCATTCACGCCGTCTGGGCGCTCACCCAGATTGGCGGCTATTATGAGAAAGCCATGCATAGCTTCTGTTCATCCGACGACGACGAACTTCGCGCCCAAGCAGCCAAACACGCCGGCGAGACGATAAAGGGCCGCAACCACGCACTTACCACGTTGCTCGCCGACAGAAGCCCACGCGTCCGCTTCCATGCCGCTACGGCGATCTGGAAAACCGGCGACGCCACCGCCATCGACGCGGTGATCACGTTGCTAGCCGAAAACGACAACAAGGACGCCTACCTCCGCCACGCAGGGGTGCTGGCCTTGACCGCTTCAAGCCCGGAACAAATCGCCGCGAAAACCTTGGCGCACGAAAGCGCATCCGTCCGCCTCGCCGCCGCTGTGGCATTCCGTCGCCTGTCCTCGCCTCTCGCTGCGAAGCTGCTTGCCGATGCCGATCCCAAGGTCGCCGCCGAGGCCGCCCATGCGATCTACGACGACCCCGCGATCAAGGCAGCCTACCCCTCGCTCGCCGATCTGATCCGCACCAATCCCAAGGCCAGCGCCCCGACCGCCCGCCGGTCCATCGCCGCGAACCGCTACCTGGCCGGCAAGGAATCCGCGGTGCGGCTCGCGAATTACGCCGCCAGCGAGGATGTCCCGCAGGATCTCCGCATCGCCGCCCTCGAAGCCCTGGCCTCATGGGCGAAGGTTTCCAGGCTGAATCCCGTGGACGGCCGCTACGATCCCCTCGATCCCGCCGATGCGGAGATCGCGAAGGCCGCCTTCATGCCTGTCTCAGCGGTTCTCAGCCACCATCCGGAAAAGGGGATTTCCGCAGCCGCAGCGGCGGTATCGAAAAGCCTCGGCATCGTGGCCGATCTCGCGGATCTGGAAAAGACGATCCTTGATCCCAAGGCTGATCCTGCCTCCCGCATCGCCGCACTAGATGTAATGCTTCCGGCCAAGCCTGCGGATCACGCAAAGCTCCTCCGCGGCTTGCTGGAGGACAGATCCTCCTACGAGGTCCGCATCCGCTCAGCCGCCATCCTTGCGGAGTCGGATCCGCAGGCGGTGATCGATTACGCGGCGGCGGCGATCATGAAATCCGAACAAGTCGGCGAGCAGCAACAGGCAATCCTCCTCCTTGGGAAAATGAAAGCACCCGCAGCGAGGGAGCTTTTGGAAAACTATTCGGAGCGCTTCGCCGAAGATGGGAAAACCCGCAGCCACCTGCTGCTCGAATTCAGTGAAGCCCTCCCCGATTTCTCGGCGAAGATCCCCAAGCACTCCGCCTCCCTCGCAGGCGGCGATCCCGCCCTCGGCGAGAAGGTTTTCAACGAGCACCTCGCCGCCCAATGCACCGCCTGCCACCGCATTGGCAAGGAAGGCAGCGAGGTGGGGCCGCCTCTAACAGAGATCGGCAGGAAAGGCCGCGAATACATCCTCGAATCCCTCGTCGATCCCCAAGCCAAGCTCACCCCCGGCTATGGGATGATGTCCCTCACGAAAAAGGACAAGACCACATTGGCCGGAGCCCTGAAGGAAGAGGATGCGGAAAAGCTCACGCTCATCCTCCCGGACAAAACCGAAGCCACCGTGAAGCTCTCCGAGATCGAATCCCGCACCGCACCGATGAGCGTCATGCCGCCGATGGGTGACATCCTCAGCCCCCGCGAGCTGCGGGATCTCGTCGCCTGGCTGGCGGGACAGCAATAG
- a CDS encoding spermidine/putrescine ABC transporter substrate-binding protein, with protein sequence MKRRNFIATSSAALAAAALPSCSGKGAKQTLTVFTWADYLSENAAASFEAALNCKLVIDTFDSNEAMIAKIESGATGYDILVPSSYAVKQLDSKGLLQPLDHSKLPNLDNIDQAYLATSLDPEMKTSVPYMMAPTCVAYLKSKLPEAEPTWNLYSSPEIKGRATLLDDMREVLGAALKSLGHSLNSTDPAELEAAAALAIRWKANIAKFENEQYKSGIASGEFHLVHGYAGDLIAAQAENGDIEIVIPREGASFPCDDLCIPKSAKNPDLAHAFIRHLSEAEVAAENMEWIGYRAPNTAAYPIVSDDFRGSAILFPPAELFAKCEPIAYLGDNLPLWAAAWDKVKNA encoded by the coding sequence ATGAAACGCCGCAATTTCATCGCCACCTCATCCGCCGCCCTCGCCGCCGCCGCCCTGCCATCCTGCTCGGGAAAAGGAGCGAAGCAAACCCTGACAGTCTTCACCTGGGCGGACTACCTCAGCGAAAATGCCGCAGCCTCCTTCGAGGCGGCGCTCAACTGCAAGCTCGTGATCGACACGTTCGACTCCAACGAGGCGATGATCGCCAAGATCGAATCCGGCGCCACCGGCTACGACATACTCGTCCCATCGTCCTATGCCGTGAAGCAGCTCGATTCCAAGGGGCTCTTGCAACCCCTTGATCACTCGAAACTCCCGAACCTCGACAACATCGACCAAGCCTATCTCGCCACTTCCCTGGATCCGGAAATGAAAACATCCGTCCCTTACATGATGGCGCCCACCTGTGTGGCCTACCTGAAATCCAAGCTGCCGGAGGCGGAGCCGACATGGAACCTTTACTCCAGCCCGGAAATCAAGGGTCGCGCCACCCTGCTCGATGACATGCGCGAAGTCCTTGGAGCCGCCCTGAAGAGCCTCGGCCACTCGCTCAACTCCACGGATCCCGCCGAACTCGAGGCCGCCGCCGCCCTCGCGATCCGGTGGAAGGCGAACATCGCGAAGTTCGAGAACGAGCAATACAAGTCCGGCATCGCTTCCGGGGAGTTCCACCTCGTCCACGGCTACGCCGGCGATCTCATCGCCGCGCAGGCGGAGAACGGCGACATCGAGATCGTGATCCCGCGCGAGGGCGCATCGTTCCCATGCGATGACCTCTGCATCCCGAAATCCGCGAAAAACCCCGACCTCGCCCACGCCTTCATCAGGCATCTCTCTGAAGCGGAGGTCGCCGCAGAGAACATGGAATGGATCGGATACCGCGCCCCGAACACCGCAGCCTACCCCATCGTCTCCGATGATTTCCGGGGCAGCGCCATTCTCTTCCCGCCCGCCGAACTGTTCGCGAAATGCGAGCCCATCGCCTACCTCGGCGACAATCTCCCGCTCTGGGCCGCCGCGTGGGATAAGGTCAAGAATGCGTAG